A stretch of Natronococcus sp. CG52 DNA encodes these proteins:
- a CDS encoding winged helix-turn-helix domain-containing protein — MSNSSVSNESDRESVLECTDCLEPADAFALIGNETRLAILEALWAADERPVSFSDLRREVGMRDSAQFNYHLQKLTGHFVTQREAVSASGGSSDRRSDGGYAFKHAGEKVVRSVIAGSFNQHPTLEPFPVEGECFDCGGSLEAVYEDERLAIDCADCGQCHGEYAFPPGGLNDRTHDEIADAFDQRVRHLHCLAADGVCPECNGRMATRIVETGECCLGVDVRVDHECAQCGHALCSAAGLRLLDHSAVVSFHDERGVSLDERPYWTLPWCVSPEYTRVLERDPYRLEVRMPLAGDELRVRMDEDLAVLETRLRTDR, encoded by the coding sequence ATGAGCAACTCATCCGTCTCGAACGAGTCCGACCGCGAGTCGGTCCTCGAGTGTACGGACTGTCTCGAACCGGCCGACGCGTTCGCGCTGATCGGGAACGAGACCCGACTCGCGATCCTCGAGGCGCTGTGGGCGGCCGACGAGCGACCGGTCTCGTTTTCGGATCTGCGACGCGAAGTCGGTATGCGCGACTCGGCGCAGTTCAACTACCACCTCCAGAAGCTGACCGGTCACTTCGTCACGCAGCGCGAGGCGGTCTCCGCGAGCGGCGGCTCGTCGGACCGACGGTCCGACGGCGGCTACGCGTTCAAACACGCCGGCGAGAAGGTCGTCCGGTCGGTGATCGCGGGCTCGTTCAACCAGCACCCCACGCTCGAGCCGTTTCCGGTCGAGGGGGAGTGTTTCGACTGCGGCGGCTCGCTCGAGGCCGTCTACGAGGACGAACGGCTCGCGATCGACTGTGCCGACTGCGGCCAGTGCCACGGCGAGTACGCGTTCCCGCCGGGCGGACTGAACGACCGGACGCACGACGAGATCGCCGACGCTTTCGACCAGCGGGTCCGTCACCTCCACTGTCTGGCGGCCGACGGCGTCTGTCCGGAGTGTAACGGGCGGATGGCGACCCGGATCGTCGAGACGGGCGAGTGCTGTCTCGGCGTCGACGTGCGCGTCGACCACGAGTGCGCCCAGTGCGGCCACGCCCTCTGCTCGGCCGCCGGACTCCGACTGCTCGACCACTCGGCGGTCGTCTCCTTCCACGACGAACGGGGCGTCTCGCTCGACGAGCGTCCCTACTGGACCCTCCCGTGGTGTGTCTCTCCCGAGTACACGCGCGTTCTCGAGCGCGACCCCTACCGCCTCGAGGTTCGAATGCCGCTGGCCGGCGACGAACTTCGAGTCCGGATGGACGAAGACCTGGCGGTGCTCGAGACGCGACTGCGGACGGACCGCTGA